A stretch of the Thunnus thynnus chromosome 7, fThuThy2.1, whole genome shotgun sequence genome encodes the following:
- the spa17 gene encoding uro-adherence factor A isoform X2 has translation MSVPFSNNHLRVPRGFGTVLEGLVREVLRDQPDDIPKYAADYFSILLKQREDSGMDPAEWAAKLEDRFYNNHAFKASPQKEPATEVTFSKEQSYESQTEDESSHSADASVLSATQPNVSEEVDLTESTVGEEKQNITEKHIISVGEGLSQEESINRLPVADVQSDELSETEEEKDPTITALDQVDEAANEKDNSSVPDQGIPPSEFETTDLSSFGGISNVEVCAQELSTAEDERGEKFHKEKTLADDTEVGEGEEGTEVEVPVEVFPYSGLADVNVCATELGETEKTVEETTVDAEETLAQSSLPQSETLAGNQQEAEDQADKTMEEEGTKTEASSGETHETLACIEGSLDSNAIPKENSLVEISFEDVPEAQQITEIGEKQPVDEGSEEVLHSEMSEMRKHEESSEVAAVVTDQNISGTQDLDEPEMEGVLKEINTEREEMESQQEASNIMKEKVDANDSDLNDSDDDDDDDDDDEKGEGVKNIISSHRPTTEAEKESPEDETNHKIEDNEKISGDESDQNEDSEKQTKSNDPVIKEDETADTAGEDTEGHSEMKDKEINDGDAENDSSQVTQPNISKAEMEAESETLQPSAQHLPEENEERTLVESQPEDREEEKEVTSEEATSEAEEDVEEGKNESEAQERSDAVCISPTQSADQAAADQQGEQSLKPHESEEDTAEPEGQRSDKEECSRPQEEEDIMDIPLDDPEANRAAAKIQAGFRGHMTRKKMKPEDKAEGEERQEDRGQ, from the exons atgtcagtgccTTTCTCCAACAATCACCTGAGGGTCCCGAGGGGATTTGGTACCGTCCTGGAAGGACTGGTTAGAGAAGTTTTACGAGACCAGCCTGATGACATTCCTAAATATGCTGCAGACTACTTCAGTATCCTTCTTAAACAAAGAGAAG ATAGTGGCATGGACCCAGCTGAGTGGGCTGCCAAACTGGAAGATAGATTCTATAACAACCATGCATTCAAG GCTAGTCCTCAAAAAGAGCCTGCAACAGAGGTGACCTTTTCCAA AGAACAATCATATGAGTCCCAAACTGAAGATGAATCCAGTCATTCAGCAGACGCCTCAGTTCTCTCCGCCACACAACCTAATGTCTCTGAAGAGGTTGATTTAACTGAAAGTACAGtgggagaagaaaaacaaaacattacagaGAAACACATTATTTCAGTGGGAGAGGGACTTTCACAAGAAGAATCAATCAACAGACTCCCAGTTGCAGATGTACAGTCAGATGAactgagtgagacagaggaggagaaagatcCAACAATAACTGCACTTGATCAAGTTGACGAGGCAGCTAATGAAAAAGATAACAGCTCTGTTCCAGACCAAGGTATACCTCCGTCTGAGTTTGAGACCACTGACTTGTCGTCATTCGGTGGGATTTCAAATGTAGAAGTGTGTGCACAGGAGCTGAGTACTGCAGAAGATGAGAGAGGTGAAAAATTTCATAAAGAAAAGACTTTAGCTGATGATACAGAGgttggagagggagaggagggcaCTGAAGTTGAAGTACCAGTGGAAGTCTTTCCGTATTCTGGGCTCGCTGACGTAAACGTGTGTGCTACAGAACTCGGAGAAACTGAGAAAACAGTGGAAGAAACCACGGTCGATGCTGAAGAAACTTTAGCACAGTCATCACTACCTCAATCTGAAACACTTGCGGGTAATCAACAAGAAGCTGAAGATCAGGCAGATAAAACAATGGAGGAGGAAGGAACCAAGACTGAGGCTTCTTCTGgggaaacacatgaaactttAGCTTGTATAGAGGGCAGTTTGGACAGCAATGCTATACCAAAGGAAAACTCTTTGGTTGAGATTAGCTTTGAAGATGTTCCAGAGGCTCAGCAGATTACTGAGATTGGGGAGAAACAGCCAGTAGACGAGGGTTCAGAAGAAGTTTTACACTCTGAGATGTCAGAGATGCGGAAACATGAAGAGTCCAGTGAGGTTGCTGCAGTGGTGACAGACCAAAATATATCTGGTACACAAGACCTTGATGAACCTGAAATGGAGGGAGTACTAAAGGAAATTAACACTGAAAGGGAGGAAATGGAAAGTCAGCAGGAGGCATCTAATATCATGAAGGAAAAGGTGGATGCAAATGACTCTGATTTAaatgatagtgatgatgatgatgatgatgatgatgatgatgagaaggGAGAAGGTGTTAAAAACATCATATCCTCACATCGGCCCACCACTGAGGCAGAAAAAGAGAGCCCAGAGGATGAAACCAATCATAAAATCGAGGATAATGAGAAGATAAGTGGAGACGAATCTGACCAGAATGAGgattcagaaaaacagacaaagtcaAATGACCCTGTCATCAAAGAAGATGAGACGGCAGACACAGCTGGAGAAGACACAGAAGGTCATAGTGAGATGAAGGATAAAGAAATTAATGATGGCGATGCGGAAAATGATTCATCACAAGTAACCCAGCCAAATATATCAAAAGCTGAAATGGAGGCAGAGAGTGAAACTTTACAGCCAAGTGCACAACATCTACCAGAGGAGAATGAAGAGAGAACGCTCGTAGAGTCGCAgccagaggacagagaggaagaaaaggaggtCACATCAGAGGAGGCAACGTCAGAAGCAGAGGAAGATgtggaagaaggaaaaaatgaaTCCGAAGCACAAGAGAGGAGTGATGCAGTGTGCATCAGCCCCACTCAAAGTGCAGATCAGGCGGCTGCTGACCAACAAGGAGAGCAGAGTCTGAAGCCACATGAGTCTGAAGAGGACACAGCAGAGCCTGAGGGCCAGAGAAGTGACAAG